One Scleropages formosus chromosome 8, fSclFor1.1, whole genome shotgun sequence DNA window includes the following coding sequences:
- the tnnt1 gene encoding troponin T, slow skeletal muscle isoform X2, which yields MSDTEDYEDQAEEEEQEEEEPEPEPEPEPEQEEEGRGEGFERSEDTEYAEEERPRPKPLVPQLAPPKIPEGERVDFDDIHRKRMEKDLLELQTLIDVHFEQRKKEEEELIALKERIERRRSERAEQQRVRAEKERDRQTRIAEERQRKEDEEAKKRADDEAKKKKVLSNMGANFGGFLAKAEQRRGKRLTGREIKRKTLVERRSPLAIENLREDGLRARAQEMWNWIYQLESDKFDFMDVMKKQKYEIVVLLNRISHAQKFKKVHGKGKVGGRWK from the exons ATGTCTGACACTGAGGACTATGA GGATCAAGCGGAGG aggaggagcaggaggaagaggagcctGAACCTGAACCCGAACCTGAACCcgagcaggaagaggaaggaagggGTGAGGGCTTCG AGCGGTCCGAGGACACGGAGTACGCAG AGGAGGAGCGCCCCAGACCCAA GCCTCTGGTCCCCCAGCTCGCCCCACCCAAGATCCCCGAGGGCGAGAGAGTGGACTTTGAT GACATCCACAggaagaggatggagaaggaccTGCTGGAGCTGCAGACCCTCATCGACGTCCACTTTGAGCAGagaaagaaggaggaggaggagctcatCGCACTGAAGGAGAGAATC GAGAGGCGCCGGTCGGAGCGCGCGGAGCAGCAGCGGGTTCGAGCCGAGAAGGAGCGAGACCGACAGACGAGGATCGCG GAGGAGCGCCAGaggaaggaggacgaggaggccAAGAAGCGAGCGGACGACGAggccaagaagaagaaggtgcTCTCCAACATGGGCGCCAACTTCGGCGGCTTCCTGGCCAAG GCCGAGCAGCGCAGGGGCAAGCGCCTCACGGGCCGTGAGATCAAGAGGAAGACCCTGGTGGAGCGGCGCTCCCCGCTGGCCATCGAGAACCTGCGTGAGGACGGCCTGAG GGCTCGCGCCCAGGAGATGTGGAACTGGATCTACCAGCTCGAGTCGGACAAGTTTGACTTCATGGATGTGATGAAGAAGCAGAAGTACGAG ATCGTCGTTCTGCTCAACCGAATTTCTCACGCCCAGAAGTT CAAAAAGGTTCACGGTAAAGGCAAAGTGGGGGGGCGCTGGAAGTAG
- the tnnt1 gene encoding troponin T, slow skeletal muscle isoform X1 — protein sequence MSDTEDYEDQAEEEEQEEEEPEPEPEPEPEQEEEGRGEGFAERSEDTEYAEEERPRPKPLVPQLAPPKIPEGERVDFDDIHRKRMEKDLLELQTLIDVHFEQRKKEEEELIALKERIERRRSERAEQQRVRAEKERDRQTRIAEERQRKEDEEAKKRADDEAKKKKVLSNMGANFGGFLAKAEQRRGKRLTGREIKRKTLVERRSPLAIENLREDGLRARAQEMWNWIYQLESDKFDFMDVMKKQKYEIVVLLNRISHAQKFKKVHGKGKVGGRWK from the exons ATGTCTGACACTGAGGACTATGA GGATCAAGCGGAGG aggaggagcaggaggaagaggagcctGAACCTGAACCCGAACCTGAACCcgagcaggaagaggaaggaagggGTGAGGGCTTCG CAGAGCGGTCCGAGGACACGGAGTACGCAG AGGAGGAGCGCCCCAGACCCAA GCCTCTGGTCCCCCAGCTCGCCCCACCCAAGATCCCCGAGGGCGAGAGAGTGGACTTTGAT GACATCCACAggaagaggatggagaaggaccTGCTGGAGCTGCAGACCCTCATCGACGTCCACTTTGAGCAGagaaagaaggaggaggaggagctcatCGCACTGAAGGAGAGAATC GAGAGGCGCCGGTCGGAGCGCGCGGAGCAGCAGCGGGTTCGAGCCGAGAAGGAGCGAGACCGACAGACGAGGATCGCG GAGGAGCGCCAGaggaaggaggacgaggaggccAAGAAGCGAGCGGACGACGAggccaagaagaagaaggtgcTCTCCAACATGGGCGCCAACTTCGGCGGCTTCCTGGCCAAG GCCGAGCAGCGCAGGGGCAAGCGCCTCACGGGCCGTGAGATCAAGAGGAAGACCCTGGTGGAGCGGCGCTCCCCGCTGGCCATCGAGAACCTGCGTGAGGACGGCCTGAG GGCTCGCGCCCAGGAGATGTGGAACTGGATCTACCAGCTCGAGTCGGACAAGTTTGACTTCATGGATGTGATGAAGAAGCAGAAGTACGAG ATCGTCGTTCTGCTCAACCGAATTTCTCACGCCCAGAAGTT CAAAAAGGTTCACGGTAAAGGCAAAGTGGGGGGGCGCTGGAAGTAG